taaaaaaatcaatttatttcaCCCCTCTGCTCAAAGAAATGAATTCATTTGGGAAGCAGATCCTTGATTTTGGTTTCTTTGCATAAAACATGGAATTTTTGGATATTCCCACCTACCTCAAGATCGCAtgctcccaaatcccacctggcCTTCAAAACTGGGTTGAAAAACCCATTTATTTCACCCTTCTGCTCAAAGAAATGGATCCCATTGGGAAGCAAATCCCCGATTTTGGTTTCCTTGCACAAAAAACGGAATTTCTGGATATTCCCACCTACCTCGAGGAAGAGACTGGATGCTCCCAAATCCCACTTTGCCTTCAAAATTGGGTTAAAAACTCCATTTATTTCATCCTTCTGCTGAAACAAGTGAATCCACTTGGGAAGCAGATCCCTGATTTTGGCTCCCTGGGATAAAACCTGGAATTTTTGGATATTCCCACCTACCTCGAGGCTTGGGAAGAGCCCGGATGTTCCCAATTCCCCTTCAAAACTGGgtttaaaaatccatttatttCACGCCTCTGCTGAAACCAACGAATCCATTTGGGAAGCAAACCcctcattttggttttttggcaCAAACCACGGCATTTTTGGATACCCCCACCCACCTCGAAGCTCCCTGCCCTCGCCAGGAGGGCAAACAACGCTTTGGggttcattttattttaatttaatttcattttttttgctCTTCTCCGGCCAAACCAgcgggagcagggctgggaaaatcGGGAGcaaggaggagatggaggagcTGCCATGGAAAAATCCCCGATCggggacaggagcagctccGGGGAAATCCACCCCGGCGCAGGTGACAGCAGGGGGGACAGAGGCTCCATTGTCGcctccttttttgttttccccccTTTGTCCAGGAAATCTTTGCTGCCAGCCTCGCCTTTTGTGCTCCTTTCAGCCCAGAGCAGCTAatccccctccaaaaaaaaaaaaattaaattaaaaagaataaaaataaattaaaataaattaaatttaaaggaAGCAAATAAATTCAATTTAAAGGAACCCAGCTTCAAATGGGGAATTCCGCCTCATCCCGAGTCAAACCCCCAAGGTTTTTCCGGGAAAATCCAAGGGACGGGAGCGGAGCAgcgccgggctgggctgggcgaGTCCTTTGTGGCGGCTCCGCATCTGCCGCCGCTCAATTAACGCGGCGCTCATTAAGGGCAGCAGCTGCGGGGCTGGAGGAGCGACCGCGACAAGAAGGACGCGAGCTCCCCCGCGCAGGGCTCACCGTTTATTCCTTTCAAACGTTACAGCTTTTGTTTGGTGGGTTGGTTgggtttcttgctttttttttttagttttttgtctttttttttttttttacaagttaGAAAATTGCAAATCGAgcggtttttttttttctttttttttttggccatttaaaaaattatttacagagaagaaaaaaataaaacaaaacgaCGTTGGCTTCACATTATACAGCTGGCAGGGCCCCCTTCTCTCCACCCCACACCCCAAAAGTTATCCCTTAAAAGCAGAATTAAACACAGCGCACTTACAAGCTTTATGGTTTTAAGCCAACAGAGGACATATTATAAAAAAAACTAACCAGATTAGCTTTTTAAACCATCGATTTCTATAGAAAAAAGCACGAAATACTTGAAATGAAGAGTCAGAACCAGGAATGTAAACTgagaaataaagggaaaaaacacaaaaagaaaaaaaaaaaatgaaaaattccgTTGAGCAGTGAGcgggaggagaggggacagcctggagagaccccagcaggatttgggatccGGCTCCTCCCAAACTGTAAACTCCAGAGGCGTCCGGGCCAAATCTTCCTCCCCAgttgttatttttgttatttttttttctttttcccaaggAATTCAGCTCAAACTGCTCCGAGTGGCGGCGGTGGGAATCCAAACCAGCTTTGATCTACGGGGACCGGGGAGAACGGGGGAGGCAGAAACACCTGCGGGGCGTGCGGGGCGTGTGTCCGTCCGGGGCTGCGGAGTCCGTGGGGACcggggggggctcgggggtcGCTCTCGGGACCCCCCGAgtgatttttattcttctttcagCTCCGGGCTCGCTGTAGGCTCGGCGCTTTTCGAGCTCTCCTCGCTTTTGGTGTCTCCGTggctctcccctccctgctgctgcttcttctcctcctcctcctcctcttcctcccgcCTGCCCGCGGCTTCTCCTCCCTCCTGGGGCTCTCCCGGCTGCTCCTCGGGGGGAGCCGAGGGCTGCAGCCCCCCCGGGGGGCTCTCCGAGCTGCCGCCCCGCTCCTCGGTGGGCGAGGAGCCCGAGGAGTCGCCGGCCTCCTTCTTGCCCTTGCGGAAGGAGATCCCGCTCAGCTTGAAGGGTTTCTTGAAGGagaatttcttcttcttcttggggGCGTCCTTGGGGGTCGCGGCGCCGTCCCCCGCGGGCtcggcggcggccggggcgggCTCGATGCTGTCGGCAGCGCCCGCCTCGGCCTCGCTCTCCTCCTTGGGGGGTTCCGCCGAGCCGGTCCCGTTCTGGGGGGTCGCCTCGACCCCCGCCTTGGGCGTCATGTCCCCGTTGGAGATGACATGGCCGTTCTCCTGCGGGGGGAGCGCGTTAGGCAGCGCCGCGACCCCGCGCCCCCTCCCCGAACCCCCCGCACCCCACAAAGGGCTCCCGGCCGGGAAAACGGGGGGCACCGAGCGGGGGGGGGGCACCGAGCGGGGGGGGGGGCACCGAGAGGAGCCCGGGATGGGGACGGGGGGTTTGCAGCCGGTGGAAACGGGGAGCACCGGGCAcacggcggggctgccccgaGGGACATGAGCGCACCGGGGGTGCCGAGGGGGTGCGGGGGGCCCGGGCCGGGGTCTCACGGCGGGGATCGCTCGGTGTGGGGGGGCCCAGCGCGCTGCCAGCGGGCGGCGCCCGCGCTCCACTCCCGGTAccggggcgcggcggcggaCGGGACCCGCCCGGTGCCGGGGGGAGCCCGGGGCGCGGCGCGGGCGGTGCCGCATCCCCCCGGTACCCGCCGAGCTGCAGAGACCCCCCCCGGGGGCTGCAAGGCTCCCCCGGGCTCCACCGCGGCTCCAGcaccgcgcccgccccgccgctcctTTGTCCGCGCTGCCGCCCGTCCCGGCGGGGCGCTCGGtgccccccggtgcccccggtACCCACCTGCCCGTTGGCCTTGGCGGTGTCGGCGTCGCCGGCCGCCGCCTTGGAGCCCTGGCTGCCCATGGTGCGGCACTCGGGGAggtgccggccccgccgcggcggcTGCGCTGGGCGGGAGTGGGGCGAGCCCCCCGCCGGCCGCTGATAAGGCGAGGGGCGGGGGCGGGACGGTGCCGAGCCCgccccgggggcggggggagcgcGGGGgagccgccgccccgccggtACCGGGGGGTTCTGGCGGCCGCcgagccccctccccgcccgTGCGGCCGCGAAGGTCGGGGCAGGTTGGGTAAGGTGGGGTGGGGGTACCCCCGTTCCTGGGTGGGGTCTCATGGCAGCTCTGTCACCCCCGGGGTGCCCCTCACCCATCCCTGATACCCTCAGGGCGCTGCTCCcccaaagcccagagcccccGGGTGCCTCTGCTCCCATCACCAACCCCCTTGGGTGcccgtgcccccagccctgccatctTTGGGGTGcccgtgcccccagccctgccacccctgcagtgccagtgcccccagccctgccacccttGGGTGCCCatgccctcagccctgccacccctgcagtgcccgtgcccccagccctgtcaccCCTGCAGTGTccgtgcccccagccctgccatctTTGGGGTGcccgtgcccccagccctgccacccttGGGTGCTGTTCACCCCAGCCCTGTCACCCCTGGCAGGGTCCCACGGTGCCACTCGGTCCCTTTCTGTCCCCCCCAGGACTGTCCTGGTGCAGTTGGCCTCGGTCCTGGCACCCCGTGGTCCTGTCACCCCAGGGTGTCTCATCCCGGGGTTTTGCTTATTCCAGGGTCCTGCTCACCCCAGCCCCACCTTCCCCGGAGTGTCCTGCAGTGGGGACAGGccctgcagtggggacaggCCCTGCAGTGGGGCCAGGCCTGCAGTGGGGCCAGGCCTGCAGTGGGGACAGTCCTGCAGTGGGGACAGGCCCTGCAGTGGggccagccctgcagtggggccagccctgcagtggggacaggCCCTGCAGTGGGGACAGTCCTGCAGTGGggccagccctgcagtggggccagccctgcagtggggacaggCCGTGCCCCGTGTCACACCCCCCTCCCGAGCAGCCTGGCACCCGCTCAGGGAGGTTTTTCCCCTCTgggtttttcctcctctctgatTTCCCGGAACAGGGGAACCGAGGGGAAAGGAAAGCGGGACTGAAGCGTTGGGTTGTTTGCACTGGCCTGGGGCCCGCAGGATCCGTGCcaggccctggcagtgccagggggatCCACTTCCTGCAGCCACCGCTGGATCCCGCTGAGGGCTCCCAAAATCCCTTTTGTGCCATCCCCGGCCACCAGCACTCCCCgagggcagctcccagccgcCACATCCCCAACTCCGCGGTTTCCCAGTCACCCTGCTCCCACCAGGGCTGCTCCGGAGCCAccggggctggcagcaccccctgtccccagcacccagcTGTGCCACGAGCCCGGCAGCATCCAAGGCCAGACTCCGAGGGGAAAACAATGTCCCGCTGTGTGTGCTGCACCAACAAGGTCATGTTTTGTCTCcggcctccctccctcccccaggGCACATGGCTCGCCCCCGGCAGAGCGAAATTGCTGTTAATTAAAACAGGCAGCATCTTCCTTATTGACTTTTGGGTGCCAGTTGATAAAAAGCCCTTGGCCGGCTGCCGGGCTGGCCGTGAGGGCCGGAGCGTCCCGAGCAGCCcggggagctgggcagggtgtTCCCTGCTGGGAACGGAGCTCCAGGGAGGTTTTGGGCAGATCGGGagtgggagggactggggggttGGCGGGCACACGGTGTTTGTTCCCagtcccagctccaggctggtgTTCCCAGCTGGGGAGGAAAAGGGCAGGGGAGCCCTTCCCGGTGTCCCGGCAGCCTTGGGAAATACCCACGGTGAATCCACACTTCTCTTCCCACCTGCACTTCATCCTGGAATGCAAACaggccttgtgctgctgtgccatgccatgccatgccatgccaccccattccatcccatcccatcccatcccatcccaccccattccatcccatcccaccccatcccaccccatcccaccccatcccaccctatcccaccccatcccatcccatcccaccccatcccatcccaccccatcccatcccatcccatcccaccccatcccatcccatcccatcccatcccatcccatcccatggatcccatcctcttctggctgtgccaaacccacctccaccagctccagccccctCAGGGCTTCTCCAAATCCACACGACAGCCCCATTCCCGTCTCCCATCCCAAAGCCACGCCAGCCCCACATGGGAATGGCCCCAGCAGCTCGTCCCCCCGGCCCATTCCCACTGGTGGCAGCTCCAGCGTGGCTCTGCCTGccgggctggggacaccagcgTGTTCCCGGTGCTTGTGGGGAGGAGTTTCCTTGGATTTAAGGGGATTGATGGGGTTGAGCTCAGCAGCCGCCCCAGGGACACTTCACCTTCTCCAGGTTTTGGCAGAGGGGACAAAGAATCCCACCCCTCGCCTCTCCCGTGTCCCAGAGCGCCGGGACAGGGATGTGATGTGTGAAGCACAACCTGCAGCGGGGCTGGGCAGGACcgggggcagagctgggggtgacagggacaccctgaccctgccagccctcctggcagcctttcccagcagctTTCACCCCGAGGGATCCCCGTCCCTCCCGCTGGATCCGGGccgtgcccagctctgccctccgtcctgccctgctgtgcccggCTCTGCTGCCCCGCAGCGCCCAcggcagccctgcagctccctgtgctgggcaggcacGTCCGCGGCAGCTTGTCcacctttcccagctcccacctttcccagctcccagatTTCCCAGCTTTCCGAATGCCcacctttcccagctcccaccttttccagctcccaccttttccagctcccagatttcccagcttttccagctcccagcttttccagctcccagcttttccagctctcagctttcccagctttcccagCTCGCAGTTTCCCCACCTTTTCCAGCCCCCAGTTTCCCCAGCTCCcacctttcccagctccccGTGTGCCTGGGGACACGTGCTGACCCCATGCTGGAGGACAGGAACCATCAGAAACCAGGAATTGCTGAACCCCAGCACAACCCAACCACCACCAAACCCTCCCAGAGCAAACCAGGAATTCCTGAATCCCAGTGCCAACCAGTGCCCACCAGGAATTCCTGAATCCCGGCACAAACCCTCCCAGAGCAAACCAGGAATTCCTGAATCCCAGTGCCAACCAGTGCCCACCAGGAATTCCTGAATCCCAGCACCACCAAaccctcccagtgcccaccAGGAATTCCTGAACCCCAGCACcaaccctcccagtgccccccagtgccccccagccccgggctggctctgtccccgtCTCTGCCtccagggaggggcaggagcgGCTCCAGCTCCAGCCGGAGCTTTGGAAGGGGCAGGAATTTGCAGATTACGGTCTGTCCGCTCCCCCAGCAGATGGACAGGCAGACAAATCTCTGCCGCTCCTGCCCGCCAGCCCGGGGGGACGCCAGATCCTTGCGGATGTTGTTTTCCACTTTCCAGACCTACTTAAACTGCGGCTGATTATTAATTTATTGGGTGTTAAGCGCCgggaggctgcagggcagcgccgggagctgcagagggacagagggaccgGCCCAGCCCCTCGTCCTGCGCCGTTCCCCCAGCCCTTAACGAGGAATTAACGCAATTATTTATTCATGGGCCCGGCTCATCCGCTCCGGGATTTTATCCCGAGTTAAAGGGGCCCAGCCAGGGCGAGCGACAGCGCTGGGAATAAAAACAGAGGGATTTCCACATTGATTTATAAATAGCAAGGGAATTAACTCATTAGAGCTCTCCGGGGAGAGAATTCCAGCAGGGAGAGTTGGATGGATGGTGAAGGCTTCTGGCACCACggcagggacggggacagcccttggggacagcccagagtgctttggggtctgggggctgttcctgtggggtctgggggctgtTCCTGTAGGGTCtgggggctgttcctgtgggggctgttcctgtggggtctgggggctgtTCCTGTAGGGTCtgggggctgttcctgtgggggctgttcctgtggggtctgggggctgttcctgtaggggctgctcctgtggggtctgggggctgtccctgtgggGGCTGTTCCTGTAGGGTCtgggggctgttcctgtggggtctggggctgcccctgtggggtctgggggctgttcctgtggggtctgggggctgcCCCTGTAGGGTCTGGGGGCTGTTCCTGCGGGGGCTGTCCCagtggggtctgggggctgttcctgtggggtctgggggctgctcctgtggggtCTGGGGCTGTCCCTTCCATGCTGCAGCAGGTTGGTTTCCCAGGGTGTGGAAGCTCACCCAGGATGCTCCAGGTGTGCATCCCGTGGGGTTCAGGGCGAAGGGGCCGAgcttccccagctgcagcaggaaaatcctcCGTGCTGGGGGATTCCTGCTGGGAACGAGgcccagcaggaggagcagggcatctctgccctgcaccaagcaggagctgggcacagctcgtGGCACCCAGCGACCTCTGAGGCGCTCCCGGGCCACGCAAAGCTCTGCTGGGAATTCGGCAGGGCCCagcaccagtgtccccaaatccttcctgccct
Above is a genomic segment from Passer domesticus isolate bPasDom1 chromosome 24, bPasDom1.hap1, whole genome shotgun sequence containing:
- the MARCKSL1 gene encoding MARCKS-related protein, whose product is MGSQGSKAAAGDADTAKANGQENGHVISNGDMTPKAGVEATPQNGTGSAEPPKEESEAEAGAADSIEPAPAAAEPAGDGAATPKDAPKKKKKFSFKKPFKLSGISFRKGKKEAGDSSGSSPTEERGGSSESPPGGLQPSAPPEEQPGEPQEGGEAAGRREEEEEEEEKKQQQGGESHGDTKSEESSKSAEPTASPELKEE